Below is a window of Myroides profundi DNA.
CTTTTACTTCTGCTATTTCAGCATATAGTCTTCTCCATCTTACGATTTCATAGATAGTCTCAGCTACGAATTTTCTATCAGCGCTTCCCCAGCGTTTATCTTTTTTCAAGGCTCTAGCTACCATTTTATCTGCATACTCACCATCGTTGAATATAGCTAAAATAGAGTCTATAACTGTAAATACAAGGTTTCTGTGTAATCTCATTATTATATTATATATAAAATAGCCCACAAATATACGTTGATTTGTGGGCTTTATAGGTATGGATTAATATTATTTTAAGTTAAACCCAAATTACGCATTAGCCAAATACTACAAAGCAATTCTACTTCATAATTCTTTCATTAGCTCTCAAACCATACTATAGTATGCTTTAATCACTAATTCAGACCTATTTTGTATAATTACTTTTCGTTTATATGTCTATTGCATAATTCGGGTTAAATAGAATTACTTCTTGTCTTTATACTTTTTTAGGAGTTGACGGTTAAAGTCGTCTTCTGCCTTCTTTAGAATAAGAATTTTCTTTTCACCTATGATTTTTTTAGCATCTTCTACAAACTTGATTCGAGCAGAAGAATAAGATTCTTCGAAGTCTATTAGTTCTTGTACCTTCTTATTCGCTTCTTTATCACTAAGCTTGTTTAAGTCTTGTATATCTGCGTTTTTGATGTATTTAAATACATTAGTGTGTCGTAGTTCTGACATCTTCTTATCATAAGTGATGTAGATTGGTAAGAACTTTTCGGCTTGTTCGCTGCTCAAGTTTAATTCGGCTGTGATATGAGCAACTTTTAATGATCTAATCTGATCATGTTTGTCTTGTGCATAAGTAGTTACACTAAACATAAGCACCATTAAAATACTTAATAATTGTTTCATTGTATTATTCATTTAAGTAATACTCGATGTCAATATGTGATAACACATAATGATCTATTTGGGATTGTTTTATTTCTATATTGTCTTTTAGGTCGTTGAGGTCCTCTTCATCTAATGCATTGATAATATCATTGTTTAAAGAAAAACTTTGATTGTATTCTAAGTAACTCTCTATACTATCTTTATTTAAAGTATTAGAATCTGGAGTAAAGAAGAACTTAATACCAAACAGCAATGCAATAGCCGCTGCTGCTGTGGTCCAAATATAACGGTTTTTATACAGAGGTACTACTTTAGGAGTAGGAGTGATAGAAGAGTCAATATTAGCTAATACTCTACTCTCTAGATTAGCAAAGTAGTCTTCAGGTACTTTAAAAGTGCCTTTAGGATCTTTCGTATTTAAATATTTATTGTCCATATTCTTCTCCTTTATTAGTTAGACGATTAAAAAGTACAAAGGTTTAATTTGACTCTATAAAAAGTTCTATTTTCTTTACTGCGTGGTGATAAGAAGCTTTTAGTGCTCCTACACTGGTCTCTAAAATTTCTGATATAGTCTGGTAGTCTAGATCTTCATAGTATTTCATCTTGAAGACGAGTTGTTGTTTTTGAGGTAATGATGCTATTGCCTTTTGTAATATGAGTTCTGCTTCATCTCCATCGAATAGACTGTCTGCTTCTAGTTGATTGACTAGATACTCATTTAGCTCATCATCTTCTAGTTGCATTTTTCTGCTTTTTGACTTTAGAAAGTCTAGTGCTTGATTAGTCGCTATTCTATACATCCATGAGAACAATTGACTATTCCCTTTAAAGGTATCTATGTTTTGGTAGATTTTTATAAATACTTCTTGTAGCACATCATCTGTATCATCGTGATTCAGCACGATAGTACGGATATGCATATATAAGCGCTGCTGATAGAGGCTTAGTAATTCACGAAATGCTTCATGCTTTGTGTCGTTATTTTGTAATCGATGTAAGAGTGAAATTTCGTCAGACAAGAGTTTTGATATTTTATAGTTTGTTTTTGGATGAGAGGAGTAAATGTAGATAAATAAAGTCAGTATATTGATATAAAGGATTATTTTTGTCAGAAAAAAAATGATCAAGACGGTTATATTTGATATGGACGGGGTGATTGTAGATACTGAGCCGGTACACCGTTATGCATATCACAGTCACTTTAAAGAATTGGGAATAGAAGTTTCAGAGCACGTATATAATTCCTTTACAGGGCACTCTACTAAGAATACGTATGAGCGCATAAAAGAAATATATGGTGTAGAAGGTAATATTCCGGATATGGTATTGAGAAAAAGAGCGTTGTTCAACGAATCTTTTGATACCAAGCCTGATCTAGAGCTAATAGATGGTGTACGTGACTTGATAGAAGGATTACATGCTAAAGGGATAGAGCTTATCGTAGGATCATCAGCATCTAAGAGTACGATAGATAGAGTGTTCACTCGTTTTGGGCTGTATCCGTTCTTTACACATATCGTAAGTGGTGAGGATCTTCCTAAGTCTAAACCAGACCCAGCGATATTCTTAAAGGCAGCTTCACTAGCGAAGTATAGTGATAAAGATGACTGCATTGTAATAGAAGATAGTACTAATGGTATCAAGGCAGCTAATGCAGCAGGCATTAAGGTGATAGGATATAAGAGTGCTAACTCTAAACAACAAGACTATACAGGGGCTAACTATATCGTACACGATTTTACGGCAATAGATGCAGACTATGTCATCCAGCTCTAAGACAGAGTAGATAAAAAGTCGATAAGAGAAAATATAATGATTTAGGAATATAAAGGCGTTTAATTTGACTTTCTTTTATTTTTATAATGGATAGAAATTATTAACTTTGCGTTCTTTATAATAAAAGCTTATTAAGTAGATGTTTCATAGATATATTAAATTAGGTATCGCTGCGGTATTATTCGCAGTATCAGTTTGGCAATTCGTAGAAGGTAATATTGGTAACGGTATTTTCTTATTGTTCCTTATTTCATTAGTAATATTACTTTACTATAAAAATGAGTTTATCTTATTAGCTTTCTTAAAATTGAGAAAACAAGATTTTGACGGTGCCCAAAAATGGTTGAATAAAATCAAAAATCCAGAGACAGCATTAGTGCGTAAGCAGAATGGATATTATAACTACTTAATGGGAATCATGACTTCTCAGACTAACTTAAATGCTTCAGAGAAGTATATGAAGAAAGCTGTAGAACTTGGATTAAACATGGATCAAGACTTAGCAATGGCTAAACTTCAGTTAGCAGGTATCGCGATGACGAAGAGACGTAAGCTAGAAGCTACTAAACTTCTAGGAGAAGCGCAGAAGCTTGATAAACAAGGGATGTTAAAAGACCAAATCAAAATGATGAAAGAACAAATGAAGAGATTCTAATCTTAGACTTTGTTAAAGATATAGAAAGCTACACTTCGGTGTAGCTTTTTTTTGTATCTACTAGTTAGGTTCTTTTAGTTTTAGTTGCCGTGACCCGTCCTAAAAAAACTGTACAGTTTTTAAAACATTAAAAGATGGGAAGAGAACCAAAAAACAAAGAGCGTTATCATTTAAAATTCATAGAACAAATAGTTCAAGAAATAGAGAATGGAGCAAGTCAAAATTCGGTAATTCGCGAGTATAGCCTAAATAAATCTACGCTAAATCGTTGGGTTAAGAAATATGCAAGTCCCGAGTATCATGCTACACGTAAGAATAAAGTTTATTCAGAAAGCCTTAAACGTCAAGTAGTTCATAGTATTACAGAACACCATATGACAGCACAAGAAGCCTGTATAATGTATGGTGTAGAAAGTATAAGTACAATAAATAACTGGTTGTTAGTTAATTATAATAAAAACATAGATATTTGTAATGAAATTGTTATTCCGTCACTTATGGAAGAAAAAACATCCAATACAGAATCTTTAGAAATTAAAGCTTTAAAAAAGGCTTTATCAGAGGCACAATTTAAGATAGTAGCTTTAAATACATTGATAGATGTAGCAGAGAAAAGTTTGGATATTGATATCAGAAAAAAGTCTGGTTCCAAGCAGTTGAAGAAGTAAAACTCTTATACCCTAATAAGGGAATAAAAAAAATATGTCAACTGTTTGGTAAAACTCGAAGTGCTTATTATCAGTCAATAGACAGATACGCAAGTC
It encodes the following:
- a CDS encoding HAD family hydrolase, whose protein sequence is MIKTVIFDMDGVIVDTEPVHRYAYHSHFKELGIEVSEHVYNSFTGHSTKNTYERIKEIYGVEGNIPDMVLRKRALFNESFDTKPDLELIDGVRDLIEGLHAKGIELIVGSSASKSTIDRVFTRFGLYPFFTHIVSGEDLPKSKPDPAIFLKAASLAKYSDKDDCIVIEDSTNGIKAANAAGIKVIGYKSANSKQQDYTGANYIVHDFTAIDADYVIQL
- a CDS encoding RNA polymerase sigma factor; its protein translation is MSDEISLLHRLQNNDTKHEAFRELLSLYQQRLYMHIRTIVLNHDDTDDVLQEVFIKIYQNIDTFKGNSQLFSWMYRIATNQALDFLKSKSRKMQLEDDELNEYLVNQLEADSLFDGDEAELILQKAIASLPQKQQLVFKMKYYEDLDYQTISEILETSVGALKASYHHAVKKIELFIESN
- a CDS encoding transposase, with the protein product MGREPKNKERYHLKFIEQIVQEIENGASQNSVIREYSLNKSTLNRWVKKYASPEYHATRKNKVYSESLKRQVVHSITEHHMTAQEACIMYGVESISTINNWLLVNYNKNIDICNEIVIPSLMEEKTSNTESLEIKALKKALSEAQFKIVALNTLIDVAEKSLDIDIRKKSGSKQLKK